In Colletotrichum higginsianum IMI 349063 chromosome 1, whole genome shotgun sequence, the DNA window GTAGGCAACGCAGGCCCGAGAAAAACCGCATTCATTGTTACTTGCCCATACAGAGCCTTCTTCCTATCCAATCTAGGAGCTTGGCGTTGAGGTAGTTGCAAAGCACACCAAAGGAGATCCATGACGCTGCCAGGATCAGCTGGTTTGTTTCGCTGAAGCCCAAACTGGCGTAGAGGCTGGGTCCGTAGTCTACAGAGATGGGTGACGTTAACAAATTCCGTGTTACTTCACAGGTCCGGGCGCACATTGACCTACTGTTGATGACCTGAGTGCCAGTGCATTGGGCGCCAAACATGGTtccgaagccgacgaggagtCGTTTCCGGTACGAGCGGACCTTGAACAACGACGCCCACGACGTTGGGTGGGCGCTATCAGCTTCGATCTGGTCCCGGATGGTGCTGAACTCCTGCTGCACGTAGTCCTCACTTTCGGGTGCGGCATCACCGTGAAGTTTCTGGAGGATTCCAAGGGCCTCTTCGTGCCGGGCGTTGATGATTACTGAGTCGATCGTCAGCTGCTTGTGCGATTATGGACTAGAAGTTTGGCAGAAGGGGAGGAGAATCCATACGCCATCGCGGTGATTCTGGCAGCCGCTTGATTTCAAGAACAAGGGCAAGCGGGGGGATAACTTGTAGCGCAAGTGGAAGCCGCCACTGAGCCCCGTGGAGGTTGACAAAATAGAAGCCAACTCCAACCCAGCTGGCGAGTGAGTATCCCACCAAGATGAAAACACCTGGGAGGACCGAGTCAGCGGGTGAAGTGAGTAAGCCACTGGGATGGTTGGTTGTATCAACTTGCCATGGAGCCCAACAAGAAAGCCTCGGGTAGCTGGTGAGGCAACCTCGCTTTGCCAGACCGGGACCGAGATGACAAGTCCACCTGGGATCCGATCCGAATTAGCCTCAACAGCCCGAAGAAACCCTCAAGGCGGTTTGATTTGCAAAGAAACATACCAATGCCCAGGCCCGTGATTGCTCTTGCAGTCATCAACATGCCAATGTGAACCGAGCCGGCTTGCAAAGCGCCACCTAAGATGCTGATGATGGAATAGGCCCCAATCGACACCTTGCGGCCATACCGGTCAGACGCCCAAGCGGTGGAGAGGACGCCAAACAGACCACCAGCTTGGTACAGTCCATTCAGACCGCCAGTAATGGctgacgaggaggcggcatCGAGAAGATCAAAATACTGTTTGAAAGTCGGCTGCCCAAGGGTCGTCGCGATGATGGATGTAGAGTATCCATACGTCAGGCTGCCGAGCGTCGCGAACAAGATGATCTAGGCATGGTTGTGCTGTCAGATAGTCCCGTCTAAATGCGAGCTTTGACAGATGGGACCTGAAGGGATGGAGACGTGGACATACCGCTATGTTGTATGAGGTTTGGTGGTTTGTCATGGCGGACGCTGCTCGTCGCGGTGTGAAGACGCCAAAGATCAAAGAATCAGGTTATTCATTGAATCCGACCGGCTGGCCATGGTTCGTCGGTGCCGTGGTACTACTTATGTCGTCAAAAATCGGCACATTCAACGTGATTCCACACCGCCGTCTAGCATCAATTTAGCAGACGCCATGACGGAGAAGCTGCAGCCCTGACTCTTGTCCACGGCCACCAATCTTAATGCGATAATATGCTATCTGAATCTTACGGTTTACCACGCGATGGCTGCAGCAGTCTGTAGCTTATCTCGCGGCTGTTCTGTTATGCTCGGTACCACTAAGAGACCGTCACCAAAGTGTGCAAAGCAATGGACCGAGATAGATCAGAGATAGGATTGACCACTCGCGGGTTAGGAAGGCAAGAGACGGCGATAACGAAAAGCAGTCTTCGCGGTGGATAAGGAACGCCAGGGCCGATTTGGTCTCGAGTTCTTTTTGTCAGACTCTCATCAGTTGTATCCGGATAACAGTCCCCGGATTGAGGGTTTCCAAATAAGCTTCCCAGCAATGAATTCTCCGTTGTACCATGGCCCATTAGCTCTAGCGTCTCGTAGAAACGTCGATTAAGCAGGGAGAACCCTTCCTATACGTAGCGTATTCCGGCATCGCGGAGGTTAGCGCGACACCGAGTCTACTCTATCTGCGTCGTTGACACGTTGAATGATGGTAAATTTATCCGGGTTACCAGTATCCGGCTGCTGCGTCCGCATGGCTTGCCCCGCTTCCAACCATGTTGCATGCAAACCATGGTCCGGTCAGTCAAACATCGCTGATTTCAGGGATCGTCGGTTCAAGATTCTTCGGGCAGAGGGCCAATCTGGTGGAAGCATGTGCCGGATGTAAGTGGCAGCTGCGATGCAAGTCGCATTCAGTCATGTATGTTACGGCCCGCCGAAGTCTAGTTGTTATGAGGATGCGGCTGAAGGTCTGGATCGGAGGGGATGAACAAGATGCAGAAGGCAGTCAGTACTGTGGTATTGGCGATGCCCTTGAACAACCAATCCACAGTCATTATGTATTGA includes these proteins:
- a CDS encoding High-affinity glucose transporter — its product is MTNHQTSYNIAIILFATLGSLTYGYSTSIIATTLGQPTFKQYFDLLDAASSSAITGGLNGLYQAGGLFGVLSTAWASDRYGRKVSIGAYSIISILGGALQAGSVHIGMLMTARAITGLGIVIINARHEEALGILQKLHGDAAPESEDYVQQEFSTIRDQIEADSAHPTSWASLFKVRSYRKRLLVGFGTMFGAQCTGTQVINNYGPSLYASLGFSETNQLILAASWISFGVLCNYLNAKLLDWIGRRLCMGK